GGGGGTAGCATGGAAGCGGAAGCCGCCAGTTACGTGAAGTCGACAGGTAATAAAAAACCGGTGGTAGGTTTTATAGCTGGCCAAACTGCACCCAAAGGCAGAAGGATGGGCCATGCAGGAGCCATCATCGGAGGAGCTGACGATACCGCGGAAGCGAAGATCAGAATTATGAAAGAATCAGGTATTTTTGTAGCAGAATCTCCTGCACTCATCGGAGAAACAATGCTTCTTGCTCTTGGTAAAAAATAATTGTTGGTACTGTTTCTTTAAATATAATAGAGAGGGCGGGGGAAACCCGGCCCTTTTTCATACACATGAAGTCCATCCGGTTTCTGTTCATTTGGGCTTTCCTGGTTTTTCTACTACCCTTCGGTGCACAGGCGCAGGGGGCCGGTAAGGTTGTGCCTCCGGATGAATTTTTTCCGGTATACAATTTTCATTACGACTGGCTGGTTTTTAACAATCAGTACAATGACTTTGTGCCGTTTTCACAAGGCCTCAATGAAGATTCCCGTTCGGTAAGCGTATATGTTGACCTTGTTAAAAACCGTAGGTACAGTTTGTTGTTTAAAACTGAAAATGAAGGATACCTGTTTCTGGAAGGGGCTTTACAACGGCGGATTGCTGCCAATAAATGGGTTCAGTTTAATATAGACAGCCTCTACCGCATTTACAAAAAAGATGAGTTACTGTTTACAGTGTACGGGAGCTCCGGAATTTTGGACAAGACCTTGCTGATATGCAATAAAAAGACGGCGAACGGGATGAACCTCATGGATAATCCCAGGGCCAGTTTCATTAATATCCGTCCGGTGGCAGTATCCCCCTTCGGGAATTTTGCAATACTGGCTTCCATGATTATCCTCATCATCTGCGGATGGGTTTTCAACACAGATCCGCTCTCTTTCGAGAGGCTGGTGAATCCCATTGAGTTTTTTAATAATTCACCCCGCGATCAGTTATCCAAAGTCAATAAACCATATAGTTCCAACGTCGTATTCTTTGTACTGGGGTCCTCCATGCTGATGAGTTTTATTCTGGTTTTCCTAACCACCCAAAAGATAAATCTCTTTTCCGTAGACACGATCCTTTCCGAGCAGAACGGTACCTTGCAGTTCCTGGGCGATTTTTTTCTGATTTCCATCCTCTTTTTTTTGCTGACCTACGGGAAGTACATTCTGATGGTGATGGTGGGGAACGTAC
This portion of the Dyadobacter sp. CECT 9275 genome encodes:
- a CDS encoding DUF4271 domain-containing protein — translated: MKSIRFLFIWAFLVFLLPFGAQAQGAGKVVPPDEFFPVYNFHYDWLVFNNQYNDFVPFSQGLNEDSRSVSVYVDLVKNRRYSLLFKTENEGYLFLEGALQRRIAANKWVQFNIDSLYRIYKKDELLFTVYGSSGILDKTLLICNKKTANGMNLMDNPRASFINIRPVAVSPFGNFAILASMIILIICGWVFNTDPLSFERLVNPIEFFNNSPRDQLSKVNKPYSSNVVFFVLGSSMLMSFILVFLTTQKINLFSVDTILSEQNGTLQFLGDFFLISILFFLLTYGKYILMVMVGNVLNLDKLVDTLFLKIVQSSYLFHAGLFLLVFMLSFNHAPWMESWRPYILLPFLFFYSVRFLALYVVVKPAGTLINLYLFSYLCVIEVIPLIIGIKFAL